A stretch of the Brevundimonas sp. MF30-B genome encodes the following:
- a CDS encoding flagellar assembly protein FliX has product MTDATEVRPRELERPPMKVTGPTGPTPAGPSARPARATGGFSVPQGGAGGASATTASSASGSVAGVSALMALQGVEDPLERRRRSIRRGAGLLDRLDDLKLSLLSGQAPGPALERLARGVREERGEGDGDAGLTAVLDQIDLRAAVELAKAERARV; this is encoded by the coding sequence TTGACCGACGCGACCGAAGTTCGGCCTCGTGAACTGGAGCGTCCGCCCATGAAGGTCACCGGCCCCACAGGCCCGACCCCCGCCGGTCCCTCGGCTCGGCCCGCCCGCGCGACGGGCGGCTTCAGCGTGCCCCAGGGCGGCGCGGGCGGCGCCTCGGCGACCACGGCGTCCAGCGCCAGCGGCTCGGTGGCGGGCGTCTCCGCCTTGATGGCCTTGCAAGGGGTGGAGGATCCGCTGGAGCGCCGTCGTCGCTCCATCCGCCGCGGCGCGGGCCTGCTGGACCGGCTGGACGACCTGAAGCTGTCGCTGCTTTCGGGCCAGGCGCCAGGACCCGCGCTGGAGCGGCTTGCCCGCGGCGTGCGTGAAGAACGAGGGGAGGGCGACGGCGATGCCGGCCTGACCGCCGTGCTGGATCAGATCGACCTGCGCGCCGCCGTTGAACTGGCCAAGGCCGAACGCGCGCGCGTGTGA
- the alr gene encoding alanine racemase — protein sequence MPSPAMLDIDLGALARNFHALEAISGAPVHPVVKADSYGLGAARCAARLMAEGARTFFVARPAEGLALRAALGGEPMIYVLDGCPADTAPRLRDADLRPVINQPGQLQAWRAAGGGACGLQIDTGMNRLGFRPKDAPDAFEGLALVMSHLACADDPAEPMNRRQRDVFAEISSRYPGALKSFANSGGCFLGADFAFDAVRPGICLYGGGPEGRPDPRITPVATLTAEVLQVRDVPMGESIGYSRGHVADHPVRVAICAAGYADGVLRASSPRGAVWLGGGLRAILGRVSMDVIAVDVTGADIATGDRAELFGPNKMLDEAAAAAGAIAYELLTSVTPRVERRYR from the coding sequence ATGCCCTCCCCGGCCATGCTAGATATCGACCTCGGCGCCTTGGCGCGCAACTTCCATGCCCTGGAAGCGATCTCGGGCGCGCCTGTGCATCCGGTCGTCAAGGCCGACAGCTATGGGCTGGGCGCCGCGCGCTGCGCCGCGCGCCTGATGGCAGAGGGCGCCCGCACCTTCTTCGTCGCGCGTCCCGCCGAGGGCCTGGCCCTGCGTGCCGCACTGGGCGGCGAGCCGATGATCTACGTGCTGGACGGCTGTCCCGCAGACACCGCCCCTCGGTTGCGCGACGCGGATCTGCGGCCGGTGATCAATCAGCCCGGCCAGCTCCAGGCCTGGAGGGCGGCGGGCGGCGGCGCCTGCGGTTTGCAGATCGACACCGGCATGAACCGCCTGGGCTTCCGTCCCAAAGACGCGCCCGACGCCTTCGAGGGCCTCGCCCTGGTGATGAGCCATCTGGCCTGCGCCGACGACCCGGCCGAGCCCATGAACCGGCGCCAGCGCGACGTTTTCGCCGAGATTTCGAGCCGGTATCCGGGGGCGCTGAAGTCTTTCGCCAACTCGGGCGGCTGTTTCCTGGGCGCAGACTTCGCCTTCGACGCCGTCCGGCCGGGCATCTGCCTGTACGGCGGAGGTCCCGAGGGCCGGCCTGATCCGCGCATAACGCCGGTGGCGACCCTGACGGCCGAAGTGCTTCAGGTTCGCGACGTGCCGATGGGCGAAAGCATCGGCTATTCGCGGGGTCATGTGGCGGATCATCCCGTACGCGTCGCCATCTGCGCCGCAGGCTATGCGGACGGGGTCCTGCGCGCGTCCAGCCCGCGCGGCGCGGTCTGGCTGGGCGGAGGCTTGCGGGCGATCCTGGGCCGAGTGTCGATGGACGTGATCGCCGTGGATGTCACGGGCGCCGACATCGCGACGGGCGACCGCGCGGAGTTGTTCGGCCCAAACAAAATGCTGGACGAGGCGGCGGCCGCCGCCGGCGCCATCGCCTACGAACTGCTGACCTCGGTCACACCGCGTGTGGAGCGGCGCTACCGATAA
- a CDS encoding rod-binding protein, with protein sequence MSDLAVSPALLAGAPQRPAVNTEKVRETAQAFEASFLAQMLRPMFEGLSTEAPFGGGNAEATWRGFMIDAMAKQTVQAGGIGLSDRIMSEMLKMQEARQ encoded by the coding sequence ATGAGCGACCTCGCCGTCTCTCCCGCCCTGCTGGCCGGCGCGCCCCAGCGCCCTGCGGTCAACACCGAGAAGGTGCGCGAAACCGCCCAGGCGTTCGAGGCCAGCTTTCTGGCCCAGATGCTGCGGCCCATGTTCGAGGGCCTGTCGACCGAAGCGCCTTTCGGCGGGGGCAACGCCGAGGCTACCTGGCGCGGATTCATGATCGACGCCATGGCCAAACAGACCGTCCAGGCCGGCGGCATCGGCCTCTCGGACCGGATCATGTCCGAGATGCTGAAGATGCAGGAGGCCCGCCAATGA
- a CDS encoding flagellar basal body P-ring protein FlgI translates to MQKLLAALIAPLAVLAAADAASAQSRIKDIASVEGVRSNQLVGYGLVVGLNGTGDSLRNCPLTRQSLEGMMERQGVNIRGSTANTKNVAAVMVTADLPAFVTPGARIDVNVSAMCDAKSLLGGTVLVTALQGADGEVYAVAQGTVQTGAVSASGGSGSSITRGVPTAGRISSGGVVERETGFNLGQMQEVRLTLRNPDFTTAQRVAGAINAAFPQTAFAENGTVVALRPPANFGAAGFLSRVENLPIQVDAPAKVIIDEVNGVVVMGEAVRISTVAIAQGNLTVSVQETPLVSQPEPFSRGETVVVPQSDVTVEEETGRQMRIIGGGANLSTLVNGLNALGVTPRDMISILQAIKAAGALQADIEVM, encoded by the coding sequence ATGCAGAAACTGCTCGCCGCCCTGATCGCTCCCCTCGCCGTCCTGGCGGCGGCTGACGCCGCCTCGGCTCAGTCGCGGATCAAGGACATCGCCTCGGTGGAAGGCGTGCGCTCCAACCAGCTGGTCGGCTACGGCCTGGTGGTGGGTCTGAACGGCACCGGCGACAGCCTTCGCAACTGCCCCCTCACCCGCCAGTCGCTGGAGGGGATGATGGAGCGCCAGGGTGTCAACATCCGGGGCTCCACCGCCAACACCAAGAACGTCGCCGCCGTCATGGTGACCGCCGACCTGCCCGCCTTCGTCACGCCCGGCGCGCGCATCGACGTCAATGTCTCGGCCATGTGCGACGCCAAGAGCCTGCTGGGCGGCACGGTCCTGGTCACCGCGCTCCAGGGCGCGGACGGCGAGGTCTATGCGGTGGCGCAGGGCACGGTCCAGACCGGCGCCGTCTCCGCCTCGGGCGGGTCCGGCTCCTCCATCACGCGCGGCGTGCCGACGGCCGGCCGCATCTCTTCCGGCGGCGTGGTCGAGCGCGAGACCGGCTTCAACCTGGGTCAGATGCAGGAGGTTCGCCTGACCCTGCGCAACCCGGACTTCACCACGGCCCAGCGCGTGGCCGGCGCCATCAACGCCGCCTTCCCCCAGACCGCCTTCGCCGAGAACGGCACGGTCGTGGCCCTGCGCCCGCCCGCCAACTTCGGCGCCGCCGGCTTCCTCAGCCGCGTCGAGAACCTGCCGATCCAGGTCGACGCGCCGGCCAAGGTCATCATCGACGAAGTCAACGGCGTGGTGGTCATGGGCGAGGCCGTGCGCATCTCCACCGTCGCCATCGCTCAGGGCAATCTGACGGTCTCGGTTCAGGAGACGCCGCTGGTCAGCCAGCCCGAGCCCTTCAGCCGCGGCGAGACGGTCGTCGTGCCTCAGTCCGACGTCACCGTCGAGGAAGAGACGGGCCGCCAGATGCGCATCATCGGCGGGGGGGCCAATCTGTCGACGCTGGTCAATGGACTGAACGCCCTGGGCGTCACGCCGCGCGACATGATCTCGATCCTGCAGGCCATCAAGGCGGCCGGCGCACTGCAAGCCGACATCGAGGTGATGTGA
- a CDS encoding flagellar basal-body protein FlbY: MTELAVARAHRLIRLTEDLTERLAAETAAFEARRPQDVAHGLAATQEMANAYRRESAQLKADPSQLAQAPLADRQALIQATRAFEAVLARHASAVEAARTISEGLVRTLAGEVAAARPPAAAYGPGGHAAQGDGRAVAFNRTA, from the coding sequence ATGACCGAACTCGCCGTCGCTCGCGCCCATCGCCTGATCCGCCTGACCGAAGACCTGACCGAGCGCCTCGCCGCCGAAACCGCCGCCTTCGAAGCCCGCCGGCCCCAGGACGTGGCTCACGGCTTGGCTGCGACCCAGGAGATGGCCAACGCCTATCGCCGCGAGTCCGCCCAGCTGAAGGCCGATCCGTCGCAGCTGGCCCAGGCGCCCCTGGCGGATCGCCAGGCTCTGATCCAGGCTACACGCGCATTCGAAGCCGTGCTGGCCCGCCACGCCTCGGCCGTCGAAGCCGCCCGCACCATCTCCGAAGGCCTGGTGCGCACCCTGGCCGGTGAAGTCGCCGCCGCGCGCCCGCCGGCCGCCGCCTACGGCCCAGGCGGCCACGCCGCCCAGGGCGACGGACGCGCGGTCGCCTTCAACCGCACAGCCTGA
- a CDS encoding replicative DNA helicase yields MNALAPLNFGGPSDSVAVPSMPHNLEAEQALLGALMFDNAVFERLSDRLRGSHFFEPFHNRLYDAIEDHIRQGMLAEPTILMERFKQDPAFQEFGGLRYLADLVDRAPPAANAPDYARVVYDLALRRDLIRIGGEIIKEAPQPETPAIDQIEQAEQSLYTLAETGKPSSGFVSFSHALSGAVQMAAEAYQRDGKLAGLATHLNDLDQKLGGLHPSDLLILAGRPSMGKTALATNIAFNVARNYRWEPTPEGRKTVSGGVVAFYSLEMSAEQLAMRILADASGVSSDKLRKGEIDASDFGRIRDAAVEIGESPLYIDATGGLSISKLAARARRLKRMEHGLDLIIVDYLQLVTTGEGNSQKNRVQEVSEITGGLKALAKELSVPIIALSQLSRQVEQREDKRPQLSDLRESGSIEQDADCVMFVYRESYYLGRAEPREGTEEHLTWQQDMDRLQNQAEVVIGKQRHGPIGIVKLSFDADTTKFGNLAHDGRYDNHSYE; encoded by the coding sequence ATGAACGCGCTTGCCCCCCTCAATTTCGGCGGACCCTCCGACAGCGTCGCCGTGCCGTCGATGCCGCACAATCTGGAGGCCGAGCAGGCGCTGCTGGGTGCCCTGATGTTCGACAACGCCGTGTTCGAGCGGCTGAGCGACCGGCTGCGCGGCTCGCACTTCTTCGAGCCCTTCCACAATCGCCTGTACGACGCGATCGAGGACCACATCCGCCAGGGGATGCTGGCCGAGCCCACCATCCTGATGGAGCGGTTCAAGCAGGATCCGGCTTTCCAGGAGTTCGGCGGCCTGCGCTATCTCGCCGACTTGGTGGACCGTGCGCCGCCTGCGGCCAACGCGCCCGACTACGCCCGCGTCGTCTATGACCTGGCGCTGCGCCGCGATCTGATCCGCATCGGCGGAGAGATCATCAAGGAAGCGCCTCAGCCCGAAACGCCCGCCATCGACCAGATCGAACAAGCGGAACAGTCGCTCTACACCCTGGCCGAGACCGGCAAGCCTTCGTCGGGTTTCGTCAGCTTCAGCCATGCCCTGTCCGGCGCCGTGCAGATGGCCGCCGAGGCCTATCAGCGCGATGGCAAGCTCGCGGGCCTGGCCACGCATCTGAACGACCTGGATCAGAAACTTGGCGGCCTGCACCCGTCCGACCTGCTGATCCTCGCCGGCCGCCCGTCGATGGGCAAGACGGCGCTGGCCACCAACATCGCCTTCAACGTGGCGCGCAACTATCGCTGGGAGCCCACGCCCGAGGGCCGCAAGACGGTGTCGGGCGGCGTCGTGGCCTTCTACTCGCTGGAAATGAGCGCCGAACAACTGGCCATGCGTATTCTGGCCGACGCCTCGGGCGTGTCGTCCGACAAGCTGCGCAAGGGCGAGATCGACGCCTCGGACTTCGGCCGCATCCGCGACGCGGCGGTCGAGATCGGTGAAAGCCCGCTCTACATCGACGCCACCGGCGGCCTGTCCATCTCCAAGCTGGCGGCCCGCGCGCGCCGGTTGAAGCGGATGGAGCACGGCCTGGACCTGATCATCGTCGACTACCTCCAACTGGTCACCACCGGCGAGGGAAACAGCCAGAAGAACCGCGTGCAGGAGGTGTCGGAGATCACCGGCGGACTCAAGGCCCTGGCCAAGGAGCTGTCGGTGCCGATCATCGCCCTGTCGCAGCTTTCGCGTCAGGTCGAACAGCGCGAAGACAAGCGGCCGCAGCTGTCCGACCTGCGGGAATCCGGCTCGATCGAGCAGGACGCCGACTGCGTCATGTTCGTCTATCGCGAGAGCTACTACCTGGGCCGCGCAGAACCGCGCGAGGGCACCGAAGAGCACCTGACCTGGCAGCAGGACATGGACCGGCTTCAGAACCAGGCCGAGGTCGTCATCGGCAAGCAGCGCCACGGCCCCATCGGCATCGTCAAACTGTCGTTCGACGCCGACACCACCAAGTTCGGCAACCTGGCCCACGACGGGCGCTACGACAATCACAGCTACGAGTGA
- the gor gene encoding glutathione-disulfide reductase, giving the protein MADYDYDLFVIGAGSGGVRAARLTALGGKRVAIAEEFRVGGTCVIRGCVPKKFMVMASEVSHALEIAEGYGWSFDNAKFDWPTFLEAKDVEIARLSGIYAANLGKAGVDLVHGRAVLKDAHTVEIVGKDRTITAEKILIATGGRPWKPESLPGIEHAITSEEAFHLPELPKRILIAGGGYIAVEFAGIFAGLGVETTLIYRGPNILRGFDDDVRAHLAGEIEKRGIKVILGCQHQSIEKTETGLVNHLENGMTLETDVVMFATGRAPHVKDLGLETAGVQLNDAGAIKVDDLSRTTAENIWAIGDVTDRMNLTPVAIREAVAFHETVYRDNPQAFDYEAVATAVFSQPPVGVVGLTESEARHSCPGEVDVYVTRFRPMKYAFTGSDERVLMKLVVDADSQRVVGVHIVGPESPEMIQLAAIAVKAGLTKAQWDATCAVHPTMAEELVTLKEKQSPAHMAAG; this is encoded by the coding sequence ATGGCTGACTACGACTACGACCTCTTCGTCATCGGCGCTGGCTCTGGCGGGGTGCGTGCGGCGCGGCTGACGGCGCTGGGCGGCAAGCGGGTCGCGATCGCCGAGGAATTCCGGGTCGGGGGCACCTGCGTGATCCGCGGCTGCGTGCCCAAGAAGTTCATGGTCATGGCGTCGGAGGTCAGCCACGCGCTGGAGATCGCCGAGGGCTACGGCTGGTCTTTCGACAATGCGAAGTTCGACTGGCCGACATTCCTGGAGGCCAAGGACGTCGAGATCGCGCGGCTGTCGGGCATCTACGCCGCCAACCTGGGCAAGGCGGGCGTCGATCTGGTGCATGGCCGGGCTGTGCTGAAGGACGCTCATACAGTCGAAATCGTCGGCAAGGATCGGACGATCACGGCCGAGAAGATTCTGATCGCCACCGGCGGGCGGCCCTGGAAGCCTGAGAGCCTGCCGGGCATCGAGCACGCCATCACCTCGGAAGAAGCTTTCCACCTGCCTGAACTGCCCAAGCGCATCCTGATTGCAGGCGGTGGCTATATCGCGGTGGAGTTCGCCGGCATCTTCGCCGGGCTGGGGGTCGAGACGACGCTGATCTATCGCGGGCCGAACATTCTGCGCGGATTTGACGACGACGTGCGCGCGCATTTGGCCGGGGAGATCGAGAAGCGCGGCATCAAGGTCATCCTGGGCTGCCAGCACCAGTCGATCGAGAAGACCGAGACGGGGCTGGTCAACCACCTGGAGAACGGCATGACGCTGGAGACCGACGTGGTGATGTTCGCCACCGGGCGGGCGCCCCATGTCAAGGATCTGGGCCTGGAGACGGCGGGTGTGCAGCTGAACGACGCGGGGGCGATCAAGGTCGACGACCTGTCGCGCACCACGGCGGAGAACATCTGGGCCATCGGCGACGTGACCGACCGCATGAACCTGACGCCCGTGGCGATCCGCGAGGCGGTGGCCTTCCACGAGACCGTCTATCGCGACAACCCGCAGGCCTTCGACTACGAAGCCGTCGCCACCGCCGTATTCAGCCAACCGCCCGTCGGCGTCGTGGGCCTGACGGAATCGGAAGCGCGCCACAGCTGTCCGGGCGAGGTCGACGTCTATGTGACCCGCTTCCGCCCCATGAAATACGCCTTCACCGGCTCGGACGAGCGGGTGCTGATGAAGCTGGTGGTCGACGCCGACAGCCAGCGGGTCGTCGGCGTCCACATCGTCGGACCGGAATCGCCCGAGATGATCCAGCTGGCCGCCATCGCCGTTAAGGCGGGCCTGACCAAGGCTCAGTGGGACGCCACCTGTGCGGTGCACCCAACCATGGCCGAGGAGTTGGTCACGCTGAAGGAGAAGCAGTCGCCGGCGCACATGGCGGCGGGGTAG
- the dksA gene encoding RNA polymerase-binding protein DksA, with translation MVAEEPVPYRPSDDEPFMNERQLAYFKHKLLAWKDEILRESRGTVVNLKAETENHPDLLDRASSASDRALELRTRDRQRKLISKIDDALRRIEDGSYGYCEDTGEPIGLGRLEARPTATLSVEAQERHERRERVHRDD, from the coding sequence ATGGTCGCCGAAGAGCCGGTCCCGTACCGGCCGTCCGACGACGAGCCGTTCATGAACGAGCGGCAACTGGCCTATTTCAAACACAAGCTGCTGGCGTGGAAGGATGAAATCCTTCGCGAATCTCGCGGCACGGTGGTGAATCTCAAGGCCGAGACCGAAAACCATCCGGACCTTCTGGACCGCGCCTCCTCGGCGTCAGACCGGGCGCTGGAGCTGCGGACGCGGGATCGCCAGCGCAAGCTGATCTCCAAGATCGACGACGCGCTGCGTCGGATCGAGGACGGCTCCTACGGCTATTGCGAGGACACCGGCGAACCGATCGGCCTAGGCCGTCTGGAAGCGCGGCCGACGGCGACCCTGTCGGTCGAGGCGCAGGAACGCCACGAGCGCCGCGAGCGGGTTCACCGCGACGACTGA
- the glmU gene encoding bifunctional UDP-N-acetylglucosamine diphosphorylase/glucosamine-1-phosphate N-acetyltransferase GlmU, with product MTTPTRARAAVILAAGQGTRMKSPLPKVLHRVGGRAMLDHAIDAAEALGCERVVVVVGDHSPEVRAHVVKRLGEAAVAVQDPPLGTGHAVLAARQALADFDGEVVVTYGDVPLLKASDIAPAFGADGVTVIGFEARDAGAYGRLILTDAGLEAIVEAKEASADQLRITACNSGVLAAPAGVLFDLLDRVTNANAKGEYYLTDVVALAREAGHPTRAVFAPEDAVMGVNAQGELAQAEALFQKVQRETAMENGVTMAAPDTVHFSWDTRIGGGAVIEPFVVFGPGAVIEGGARIRSFSHIEGARVAAGAEVGPYARLRPGADLAEGVKVGNFVEVKNVTMAKGAKANHLAYLGDGAVGAGANIGAGTIFCNYDGFFKHRTEVGEGAFVGSNSALVAPVRIGEGAMIGSGSVITRDVAAGDLALGRGEQTMKPGWARRFMDTMRAKKAAR from the coding sequence ATGACCACGCCGACACGCGCCCGCGCCGCCGTCATTCTGGCCGCCGGACAGGGCACGCGGATGAAATCGCCGCTGCCGAAGGTGCTGCATCGCGTGGGCGGACGCGCCATGCTGGACCACGCCATCGATGCGGCCGAGGCCCTGGGCTGCGAGCGCGTGGTGGTGGTGGTCGGCGACCATTCGCCCGAGGTCCGCGCCCATGTCGTCAAGCGGCTTGGCGAGGCCGCAGTGGCGGTGCAGGACCCGCCCTTGGGCACCGGCCATGCGGTCCTAGCGGCGCGCCAGGCGCTGGCGGACTTCGACGGCGAAGTGGTGGTGACCTACGGCGACGTGCCGCTGCTCAAGGCGTCGGACATCGCGCCGGCCTTTGGCGCCGACGGGGTGACGGTGATCGGCTTTGAGGCGCGAGACGCGGGCGCCTACGGCCGTCTGATCCTGACCGACGCCGGGCTGGAGGCCATCGTCGAGGCCAAGGAGGCGAGCGCCGATCAATTGCGCATCACCGCCTGCAACTCCGGCGTCCTGGCCGCGCCCGCCGGGGTTCTGTTCGACCTGCTGGACCGAGTGACCAACGCCAACGCCAAGGGCGAATACTATCTGACCGACGTGGTGGCCCTGGCGCGCGAGGCCGGCCATCCGACCCGCGCCGTCTTCGCGCCCGAGGACGCGGTGATGGGCGTCAACGCCCAGGGCGAGCTGGCCCAGGCCGAGGCCCTGTTCCAGAAGGTGCAGCGCGAGACGGCGATGGAGAATGGCGTGACCATGGCTGCGCCCGACACCGTCCACTTCAGCTGGGACACCCGGATCGGGGGCGGGGCGGTGATCGAACCTTTCGTCGTCTTCGGGCCCGGCGCGGTGATCGAGGGCGGCGCGCGCATCCGCAGCTTCAGCCACATCGAGGGCGCGCGGGTCGCCGCCGGCGCCGAGGTCGGTCCCTATGCGCGGCTGCGCCCCGGCGCGGACCTGGCCGAGGGGGTCAAGGTCGGCAACTTCGTCGAGGTCAAGAATGTGACGATGGCCAAGGGCGCCAAGGCCAACCACCTGGCCTATCTGGGCGACGGCGCGGTGGGGGCGGGCGCCAACATCGGCGCCGGGACCATCTTCTGCAACTACGACGGCTTCTTCAAACACCGCACCGAGGTCGGCGAGGGGGCCTTCGTCGGCTCCAACAGCGCCCTTGTCGCGCCGGTTCGGATCGGCGAGGGCGCCATGATCGGCTCCGGCTCGGTGATCACACGCGACGTGGCGGCCGGCGACTTGGCGCTGGGGCGGGGCGAACAGACGATGAAACCGGGTTGGGCCAGGCGGTTCATGGACACGATGCGCGCGAAGAAGGCAGCCCGATGA
- a CDS encoding EAL domain-containing protein, producing MSLAARLLGLAFASADALVELDGKGVVAFVLGAGPTSGLNIAAAWQGKPFADLVVDAAPVQALSRLTPGARSDRIEVLIACGEGKARRAWVRAFILPERAPAVSLAVIYEGPVIDAVAPKPEPLLGAEDFMASASRALVEGRGDGKAYALTFLDLPGAGDDGADKAMARVRSVLQSASIPGMNAAQLTDERFALLRDAEDGRDIADEVRQAGAAEGLTFAPVCADAQMAPGTEPLCALRAMRFAIEGCLKDGGLQNPEMAFADSLKKTLRDADRFRGMVRTREFQLHYQPIVDLDVRAVHHFEALARFGPGGSPAAAIHLAEELALIEDFDLAVVEKALSKMRQPGFGLAKVAVNISGASLADDRYVQALLKMTAAKPEDRRRLSVEVTESAALADIEAADRRLSALRQSGIKVCIDDFGAGAASFDYLRRLSVDTVKIDGTFVENLQSEPKTRALLKSVVDLATSLNMTTIAERIETEAECAAVKALGVTHGQGWLFGKAEPEPRTAPAAAPVGGFARRRGAVESWG from the coding sequence ATGTCGCTCGCCGCGCGCCTTCTGGGCCTAGCCTTCGCTTCCGCCGACGCTCTGGTCGAGCTGGACGGCAAGGGCGTCGTCGCCTTCGTGCTGGGCGCCGGGCCGACCTCCGGCCTGAACATCGCCGCCGCCTGGCAGGGCAAGCCCTTCGCCGATCTGGTGGTGGACGCCGCGCCCGTGCAAGCGCTTTCGCGGCTGACGCCGGGGGCCCGGTCCGACCGCATCGAAGTCCTGATCGCCTGCGGCGAGGGCAAGGCCCGGCGCGCCTGGGTGCGCGCCTTCATCCTGCCCGAGCGGGCGCCCGCCGTATCGCTGGCTGTCATCTACGAGGGCCCAGTGATCGATGCGGTCGCCCCGAAGCCTGAGCCGCTGCTTGGTGCTGAGGATTTCATGGCCTCGGCCAGCCGCGCCCTGGTCGAGGGGCGTGGCGACGGCAAGGCCTACGCCCTCACCTTCCTCGACCTGCCGGGCGCCGGCGACGACGGAGCCGACAAGGCCATGGCGCGTGTCCGGTCGGTGCTGCAGTCCGCCTCCATTCCCGGCATGAACGCCGCCCAGCTGACCGACGAGCGGTTCGCCCTGCTGCGTGACGCCGAGGATGGCCGCGACATCGCCGACGAAGTGCGCCAGGCCGGGGCGGCCGAAGGCCTCACCTTCGCACCTGTCTGCGCCGACGCCCAGATGGCGCCGGGGACCGAACCCCTGTGCGCGCTCAGGGCCATGCGCTTCGCCATCGAAGGCTGCCTCAAGGACGGCGGGCTTCAGAACCCCGAGATGGCCTTCGCCGACTCGTTGAAGAAGACGCTGCGTGACGCCGACCGTTTCCGCGGCATGGTCCGCACGCGCGAATTCCAGCTGCACTATCAGCCGATCGTCGATCTGGACGTCCGGGCCGTGCACCATTTCGAGGCCCTGGCCCGGTTCGGTCCCGGCGGCAGTCCGGCGGCGGCGATCCACCTGGCCGAGGAGTTGGCCCTGATCGAGGACTTCGATCTGGCCGTGGTTGAAAAGGCCCTGTCCAAGATGCGCCAGCCGGGCTTCGGGTTGGCAAAGGTCGCGGTCAACATCTCGGGCGCCTCGCTGGCCGACGACCGCTATGTCCAGGCTCTGCTCAAGATGACGGCGGCCAAGCCCGAGGATCGGCGCCGCCTCAGCGTCGAGGTGACCGAGAGCGCGGCCCTGGCCGACATCGAAGCCGCCGACCGGCGCCTGTCGGCCCTGCGCCAGTCTGGGATCAAGGTTTGCATCGACGACTTCGGCGCGGGCGCGGCCTCGTTCGACTATCTGCGCCGCCTGTCGGTCGACACGGTCAAGATCGACGGCACCTTTGTCGAAAACCTGCAATCAGAGCCCAAGACGCGCGCCCTGCTGAAGTCGGTGGTGGATCTGGCGACCTCGCTGAACATGACCACCATCGCCGAGCGGATCGAGACGGAGGCCGAGTGCGCGGCCGTCAAGGCGCTGGGCGTCACCCACGGCCAGGGCTGGCTGTTCGGCAAGGCCGAGCCGGAACCGCGCACGGCGCCGGCCGCGGCTCCCGTCGGCGGCTTCGCCCGCCGTCGCGGCGCGGTCGAAAGCTGGGGCTGA
- a CDS encoding cold-shock protein: MATGTVKWFNSTKGYGFIQPDDGGKDVFVHISAVEQAGLRGLDENQKVSYEIERDRRSGKESAGQLKTEG, from the coding sequence ATGGCTACCGGCACTGTGAAATGGTTCAACTCCACCAAGGGCTACGGCTTCATCCAGCCGGACGACGGCGGCAAGGACGTTTTCGTCCACATCTCGGCTGTCGAGCAAGCTGGCCTGCGCGGCCTGGACGAGAACCAGAAGGTCTCTTACGAAATCGAACGCGACCGCCGCTCCGGCAAGGAATCGGCCGGTCAGCTGAAGACCGAGGGCTAA
- the rpiA gene encoding ribose-5-phosphate isomerase RpiA, producing MSDIQKRNAGEAAALRVEAGMKVGLGTGSTAAWFVRALAARNLPGLRCVPTSEATADLARELGLTLSTLEDTPRLDLTVDGADEIGPGLALIKGGGAALLREKLVWEASDRCIIIADAAKVVTSLGAFALPIEVVAFGHKTTGNRIADVLSDHEIGQPARLRQAERGIVRTDGGNVIYDARCDAIHDPARLADDLKLITGVVEHGLFLDLADEAIIGLDSGVETLSP from the coding sequence ATGAGCGATATTCAGAAACGCAACGCCGGCGAGGCCGCCGCCCTGCGCGTCGAAGCCGGCATGAAGGTCGGGCTGGGCACCGGCTCGACGGCGGCCTGGTTCGTGCGGGCGCTGGCGGCGCGCAACCTGCCTGGTCTGCGCTGCGTGCCGACGTCGGAAGCCACCGCCGATCTGGCGCGCGAACTGGGGCTGACGCTGTCGACGCTGGAGGACACCCCGCGCCTGGATCTGACGGTCGACGGCGCCGATGAGATCGGTCCGGGTCTGGCGCTCATCAAGGGCGGCGGCGCGGCCCTGCTGCGCGAAAAGCTGGTGTGGGAGGCGTCGGACCGCTGCATCATCATCGCCGACGCGGCCAAGGTGGTGACGAGCCTGGGCGCCTTCGCCCTGCCGATCGAGGTCGTCGCCTTCGGCCACAAGACCACGGGCAACCGCATCGCCGACGTCCTGTCCGATCACGAGATCGGCCAGCCCGCGCGCCTTCGCCAGGCCGAGCGCGGCATCGTGCGCACCGACGGCGGCAATGTCATCTATGACGCCCGCTGCGACGCCATCCACGACCCAGCCCGCCTGGCCGACGATCTGAAACTGATCACCGGCGTGGTCGAGCATGGGCTGTTCCTGGACCTGGCCGATGAGGCGATCATCGGTTTGGATTCCGGCGTCGAGACCTTAAGTCCCTGA